One Gordonia sp. SID5947 genomic region harbors:
- a CDS encoding MFS transporter, translating into MTEVARPEQECEKPTERDNWSVVALVSLAAVMAGLSLTGLSTALPAVVRYFGAGSAAATWTVLGPIMTSTSLMLVCGRISDRVGRRGMFLLSMALFTMTSLAQGFAHSIEVLVGLRLLQAVATAMLVSNSAAIVGSVLSARSLGLGMGVYLACWTGAELVGPTIGGLITTAFGWQWVFWANVPAAAICLMVAFPILHLPRGPAQKRSFDIPGTMLFVVAICGLVTALSEGNGRGWSDPVVMCAVVVFAVAGVFFVVWERRAEDPILNLGVFRSRTFSLANLAGMAAVGSVSAVVIALSLYFQVLEGMSPLHAGMSVLPLAVGTLAGSLLVGFLTRRWWADVIAIWACGATALGLVAVLAAIATDQPAAVVGLCTFMVGLGSGAFLPANVTIILARADPGQLGSLNAIRLTLQNIAYLLGSAIGLVALTASLGAGARDAFFAGVPQDRGGSTGAQLVDAYVGGFGVMAGISVLALMLSVFASRARRVSVDR; encoded by the coding sequence ATGACCGAGGTCGCGCGCCCCGAACAGGAATGCGAGAAGCCCACCGAACGCGACAACTGGTCAGTCGTCGCGTTGGTCAGTCTCGCCGCCGTGATGGCCGGCCTGAGCCTGACCGGCCTGAGCACTGCCCTTCCCGCAGTGGTGCGGTATTTCGGTGCGGGTTCGGCCGCCGCGACGTGGACGGTACTCGGCCCGATCATGACCAGCACCTCGCTGATGCTGGTCTGCGGCAGGATCTCCGATCGCGTCGGGCGGCGCGGGATGTTCCTGCTGTCGATGGCTTTGTTCACGATGACCTCGCTGGCGCAGGGATTCGCGCATTCGATCGAGGTCCTCGTGGGTCTGCGGCTACTGCAGGCCGTTGCCACGGCCATGCTGGTCTCCAACAGCGCGGCCATCGTCGGATCTGTGCTGTCGGCACGATCGCTGGGCCTCGGCATGGGTGTCTACCTGGCATGCTGGACGGGGGCCGAGTTGGTGGGCCCGACCATCGGTGGGCTGATCACCACGGCGTTTGGGTGGCAGTGGGTCTTCTGGGCCAACGTGCCCGCCGCTGCGATCTGTCTGATGGTGGCATTTCCCATCCTGCATCTGCCCCGTGGCCCCGCTCAGAAGCGCTCATTCGACATACCGGGGACCATGCTGTTCGTCGTTGCCATCTGTGGTCTGGTGACTGCACTGTCCGAGGGCAACGGGCGTGGTTGGTCGGACCCGGTTGTCATGTGCGCGGTGGTCGTCTTCGCGGTCGCCGGTGTGTTCTTCGTGGTGTGGGAAAGACGTGCGGAAGACCCGATACTGAACCTCGGGGTGTTCCGCAGCAGGACCTTCTCTCTGGCCAACCTCGCCGGGATGGCCGCGGTCGGGTCGGTGAGCGCGGTCGTGATCGCGTTGTCGCTCTATTTCCAGGTACTCGAAGGGATGTCACCCCTACACGCAGGCATGTCGGTGTTGCCGCTTGCCGTCGGGACGCTCGCCGGCTCGTTGCTCGTCGGGTTCCTCACTCGCCGATGGTGGGCCGACGTCATTGCGATCTGGGCTTGCGGGGCAACCGCTCTGGGCCTGGTAGCGGTGCTGGCAGCCATCGCGACGGATCAGCCCGCTGCTGTCGTCGGCCTGTGCACCTTCATGGTGGGTCTCGGGTCGGGTGCCTTCCTGCCGGCAAATGTGACGATCATCCTCGCCCGAGCAGACCCCGGGCAGCTCGGCTCGCTCAACGCAATCCGACTGACACTGCAGAACATCGCGTACCTGCTGGGTTCGGCCATCGGACTGGTTGCGCTGACGGCCTCGCTCGGTGCAGGTGCCAGAGACGCCTTCTTCGCCGGCGTGCCCCAGGATCGCGGGGGCTCGACCGGCGCTCAGCTGGTTGACGCCTACGTCGGCGGCTTCGGGGTGATGGCCGGTATCTCGGTGTTGGCGTTGATGTTGTCGGTGTTCGCATCTCGAGCCCGGAGGGTGTCCGTCGATCGGTGA
- a CDS encoding FAD-binding oxidoreductase → MQSDTCTRADARELTEAVPALEYFQGRLLGPDDEDFAERRLLVDRRHDCTPALIAECASVADVGDALRYARTAALPVAVRSGGHSFRGLSTVDDGVVIDVSQLRDVHVDAARRTARIRPGARLGDIARATERYGLAAVTGSLADVGFGGLASVSGRGPLSRRHGHACDNVLSADLMLATGEQLTVSATSDPDLFWALRGAGDSFGVITSFEVALHPIPEVVHTGSFTFAVETLPQVVARLEARDRQISEDCMWHGLLMAPPGGQTEFVVEYTHVGSADQYELDLDLLSSIGVPLTQQHRSCTYPELFHPDDSSPNTGPDGLAVSTTYSRAYLAGCEFDTISAPGLADILLDLAGEMDKAPDAVRSGRMVEFGSKAFGVSREVSPPSVYPKSDGYSLLIQVYYTDAAQDDIQKRFADTGITRLVAAGLTRGGMNLTAPNWTSELTTETVREIFGDHSYRRLQQLKAVWDPNDVFRRSIGIRPAGG, encoded by the coding sequence ATGCAATCCGATACGTGTACCCGGGCGGACGCACGAGAACTCACCGAAGCTGTTCCGGCACTTGAATACTTCCAGGGCCGGCTCCTCGGTCCGGATGACGAGGACTTCGCCGAACGGCGTCTGCTGGTCGATCGACGGCATGACTGCACGCCGGCGCTCATAGCCGAGTGTGCTTCGGTCGCCGACGTCGGCGACGCACTGCGTTACGCGCGGACCGCGGCGCTGCCGGTCGCGGTGCGCAGCGGCGGACACAGTTTCCGCGGTTTGTCGACAGTGGATGACGGCGTCGTCATCGATGTGTCCCAGCTGCGCGACGTCCATGTCGATGCGGCCCGCCGTACCGCGCGGATCAGGCCGGGAGCCAGGTTGGGCGACATCGCCCGGGCCACTGAGCGTTACGGACTCGCAGCGGTCACCGGGTCGCTGGCAGACGTCGGATTCGGTGGCCTCGCCAGCGTCAGCGGGCGGGGACCGCTGTCTCGCCGGCACGGACACGCATGTGACAACGTGCTGTCCGCAGACCTGATGCTGGCGACAGGTGAGCAGCTGACCGTTTCGGCGACATCCGACCCCGACCTGTTCTGGGCGCTGCGTGGCGCAGGGGACTCATTCGGGGTAATCACCTCGTTCGAGGTTGCGCTGCATCCGATTCCGGAGGTCGTGCACACCGGGTCGTTCACATTCGCTGTCGAGACGCTGCCGCAGGTCGTCGCTCGCCTGGAAGCACGGGACCGGCAGATCTCCGAAGACTGCATGTGGCACGGGCTGCTCATGGCGCCGCCTGGTGGGCAGACCGAGTTCGTGGTCGAGTACACGCACGTCGGCAGCGCAGACCAGTACGAGTTGGACCTCGATCTACTGAGTTCCATCGGTGTGCCCCTCACCCAGCAACACCGGTCGTGCACATACCCCGAGTTGTTCCATCCCGATGACTCGTCCCCGAACACCGGACCAGATGGGCTCGCGGTATCCACCACGTACTCGCGGGCATACCTGGCCGGATGCGAGTTCGACACCATCAGCGCCCCCGGATTGGCGGATATCCTGCTCGATCTGGCCGGCGAGATGGACAAGGCGCCCGATGCCGTACGCAGTGGCCGCATGGTCGAGTTCGGGAGCAAGGCCTTCGGCGTCAGCCGGGAGGTCAGCCCGCCGAGCGTCTACCCCAAGAGCGACGGCTACTCCTTGCTCATCCAGGTCTACTACACAGATGCCGCGCAGGACGATATCCAGAAACGATTCGCCGACACCGGCATCACACGATTGGTCGCGGCGGGATTGACCAGGGGCGGGATGAACCTCACGGCGCCGAACTGGACATCGGAACTGACCACGGAGACCGTCCGGGAGATCTTCGGTGACCACTCTTACCGTCGGTTGCAACAGCTCAAGGCGGTCTGGGACCCGAATGATGTCTTCCGCCGGAGCATCGGTATCCGACCGGCCGGCGGATGA
- a CDS encoding ABC transporter substrate-binding protein yields the protein MPKGLKYKHCSGTRRGNTSRLVRVAAVAVAAASVVTACGNSSGETASSMQAERLLTMPAARGDIPTFTWNLPTGEPATLYPPHTYDYSPNTVNSSMCEGLMRFKPDLTMEPALAESYTNPDPLTYVFKIREGVKFWDGAPLTAEDVAYSLGQNIDPNVASYYELAYQDVKSITATGPLEVTIKMKVPSTIFLQYLAGNGAVVSEASFAREKGTAYGTASGGLMCTGPFKFTKWIPGKEIDMERNPDYWDPEYRAHSGSVRFTFITNGNTLSRALSQGEVDGSFMIPAATAPSLREASNGKFFSSTASLSFVQLVPAGKTGPMADVRLRRALSMAIDRDALVKAVLPGLATPMKWMLPDAAMTPPVVSDDVARIYQDGLDQVQSGSLDEAKKLVQQAGVPNRPLVLAIGEDSDTDRRVATIIQAAARSIGVDLEIRTATQAAMNTMFYDEKSRAGIDLLWDLDGFTNTSPLGLLPAFVGPTATVNMLGFSDPDVDANLAKAVGTTDPAELARSVTPIFTKMADEAVTIPLFMLNSNTFVNNRLAGAALSSPYFNGAPWAAAIGSAK from the coding sequence ATGCCCAAGGGACTGAAGTACAAGCATTGTTCCGGGACCCGGCGTGGGAACACGTCGAGGCTCGTGCGTGTGGCGGCGGTCGCGGTGGCGGCGGCATCTGTCGTCACGGCATGCGGCAACAGCAGCGGCGAGACAGCCTCGTCCATGCAGGCGGAACGGTTGCTGACCATGCCCGCCGCACGTGGCGACATCCCGACCTTCACGTGGAATCTGCCGACCGGCGAGCCGGCGACCCTCTATCCGCCGCACACCTACGACTACAGCCCGAACACCGTGAACTCGAGTATGTGTGAGGGCCTGATGCGATTCAAGCCAGACCTCACGATGGAGCCGGCGCTCGCCGAGAGCTATACCAATCCAGATCCGCTGACCTACGTGTTCAAGATCCGCGAGGGGGTGAAGTTCTGGGATGGTGCGCCGCTGACAGCCGAGGACGTGGCTTACAGCCTCGGTCAGAATATCGACCCGAATGTTGCCTCGTACTACGAATTGGCCTACCAGGACGTCAAGAGCATCACGGCCACCGGTCCACTCGAGGTCACCATCAAGATGAAGGTGCCCAGCACGATCTTCCTGCAGTACCTCGCCGGGAATGGAGCGGTCGTATCCGAAGCGTCGTTCGCCCGGGAGAAGGGTACGGCGTACGGGACTGCATCCGGTGGTCTGATGTGCACGGGTCCGTTCAAGTTCACGAAGTGGATTCCCGGGAAAGAGATCGACATGGAGCGAAATCCGGACTACTGGGACCCGGAGTACCGAGCGCACAGCGGATCGGTGCGATTCACCTTCATCACGAACGGCAACACGTTGTCTCGGGCGCTCTCCCAAGGTGAGGTCGACGGCTCGTTCATGATCCCCGCCGCGACGGCGCCATCCTTGCGAGAAGCCTCGAACGGCAAGTTCTTCAGCTCGACGGCGTCATTGTCGTTTGTGCAGCTCGTACCGGCCGGAAAGACAGGGCCGATGGCCGACGTCCGGCTGCGACGGGCACTCAGTATGGCCATCGACCGGGACGCGCTGGTCAAGGCTGTGCTCCCCGGCCTGGCGACTCCGATGAAATGGATGCTGCCGGACGCCGCCATGACGCCGCCGGTGGTCTCCGACGATGTCGCTCGCATCTACCAGGATGGGTTGGATCAAGTCCAATCAGGAAGCCTCGACGAGGCGAAAAAGCTGGTCCAGCAAGCCGGCGTTCCGAACCGGCCGCTGGTCCTGGCCATCGGTGAGGACTCCGACACCGATCGCAGGGTAGCGACGATCATCCAAGCGGCCGCGCGGTCGATCGGTGTGGATCTCGAGATCAGGACTGCTACGCAGGCGGCGATGAACACCATGTTCTACGACGAGAAGTCACGTGCGGGAATCGATCTGCTGTGGGATCTCGACGGTTTCACGAACACGTCTCCGCTCGGCCTGCTACCGGCCTTCGTCGGACCGACCGCCACTGTCAACATGCTCGGCTTCTCGGACCCGGACGTGGATGCGAACCTCGCCAAAGCGGTGGGTACGACCGACCCGGCGGAGCTGGCGCGCAGCGTCACGCCGATCTTCACCAAGATGGCAGACGAGGCCGTCACCATCCCGCTGTTCATGCTGAACTCCAATACGTTCGTGAACAATCGGTTGGCCGGAGCAGCCCTGAGTTCGCCGTATTTCAACGGTGCGCCCTGGGCGGCGGCAATCGGCTCGGCGAAGTGA
- a CDS encoding aldehyde dehydrogenase family protein, translated as MRSVIDRNNLYIAGQWCASAGDGTIDVIDPTTEETIGTVAEGDRDDVDRAVRAARAAFADWSATDAGRRADYLAAIADGLEARTDELALLISREVGTPMRQSIGSQVGGSIQQFRDAAELVRDYEFDSDIGAAVVAREAIGVVGAITPWNFPLSQVAFKVAPALAAGCTIVVKPSEVAPLSLYILAEVCTDIGLPAGVFNLVSGYGPEIGEALAGHPDVDMVTFTGSTRAGTRVSELASKTVKRVTLELGGKSPNVILDDADLETAVRDGVADAFYNTGQTCSALTRMLVPRAVLPEAERIAKEAVEQVNVVRPLEDGDGISVGPIVTSRQYERVRHYIRMGVEEGARLLIGGADRPEGFDRGYFVAPTVFSDVQTGMSIAQEEIFGPVLSILPYDTEAEAIEIANDSVYGLAGGVWSADAQRAERVARRLRVGMVRINGSGYGTGVPFGGYRQSGNGRENGVYGLEEFLETKALLADR; from the coding sequence GTGAGATCCGTGATCGACCGTAACAACCTCTACATCGCCGGGCAGTGGTGCGCTTCTGCCGGTGATGGCACCATCGATGTCATCGATCCGACGACCGAGGAGACGATCGGTACCGTCGCCGAAGGCGATCGGGACGACGTGGACAGAGCGGTGCGGGCCGCCCGCGCAGCATTCGCGGACTGGTCGGCCACTGACGCAGGGCGCCGGGCGGACTACCTGGCGGCGATCGCCGATGGGCTAGAGGCCCGGACCGACGAGCTCGCGTTGCTCATCTCGCGCGAGGTGGGGACGCCGATGAGGCAGTCCATCGGTTCCCAGGTGGGCGGATCGATTCAGCAGTTCCGCGACGCCGCCGAGCTCGTTCGGGACTATGAGTTCGACTCCGACATCGGGGCTGCTGTCGTGGCCCGGGAAGCGATCGGGGTGGTGGGCGCCATCACCCCGTGGAACTTCCCCCTCAGCCAGGTGGCTTTCAAGGTCGCGCCGGCGCTCGCTGCGGGATGCACGATCGTGGTGAAGCCCAGCGAGGTGGCTCCGCTGAGTCTGTACATCCTGGCAGAGGTGTGTACCGATATCGGTCTGCCGGCTGGGGTGTTCAACCTGGTCAGTGGCTACGGACCGGAGATCGGCGAGGCGCTGGCCGGGCACCCGGATGTCGACATGGTCACCTTCACCGGCTCGACCAGGGCCGGGACGCGAGTCAGCGAGCTGGCGAGCAAGACGGTCAAGCGCGTGACACTCGAGTTGGGCGGTAAGTCGCCCAATGTGATCCTCGACGACGCAGACCTGGAGACAGCGGTGCGCGACGGTGTCGCGGATGCCTTCTACAACACCGGGCAGACCTGTAGCGCGTTGACGCGCATGCTGGTGCCCCGTGCGGTGTTGCCCGAGGCGGAACGCATTGCCAAGGAGGCTGTGGAGCAGGTCAACGTCGTGCGGCCGCTCGAGGACGGCGACGGGATCAGCGTGGGCCCGATCGTCACCAGCAGGCAGTACGAGCGTGTCCGGCACTACATCCGCATGGGTGTCGAGGAAGGCGCTCGGCTGCTCATCGGCGGCGCGGACCGGCCCGAGGGCTTTGATCGCGGGTATTTTGTTGCGCCCACGGTGTTTTCGGATGTACAGACGGGCATGTCGATCGCTCAGGAGGAGATCTTCGGCCCGGTGCTGTCAATCCTTCCCTACGACACCGAGGCCGAAGCGATCGAGATCGCAAACGACTCTGTCTACGGGCTCGCCGGCGGCGTGTGGTCGGCGGACGCCCAGCGAGCGGAACGGGTGGCACGCCGGCTGCGGGTCGGCATGGTGCGTATCAACGGCAGCGGCTATGGGACCGGCGTGCCGTTCGGGGGCTATCGGCAATCCGGGAATGGACGTGAGAACGGCGTGTACGGCCTGGAGGAATTCCTCGAGACGAAGGCCTTGCTGGCCGACCGCTGA
- a CDS encoding amidohydrolase family protein has product MDTRYEGPEPLIGTNLDHADLLRHAGTQAQQRGFDDVFIVDADFHHTERRSWAEILEYVESDVLQHFLKAGGRGQMWIPGLPDGGVIQEVAGRIHPAQSWADSRNELTASQRDVQLCREAMDSMGSNFLSFFPGWLLDLGTFGYDLEVPLARAWARWATERVLPADPRIVTLLPLPLGSPDEALKLVEEFADKPGVQGFMVTSLRYDPLYTKPYAKLWRAIEERGKLLGFHASFTTQDRPVRQLNKFISVHSVGFPLFQIIQTTNWVINGMPERYPNLKILMIEGGLAWVPFLMQRLDHEYLMRQSEAPLLKRLPSEYMREFFYTTQPLEAANLDYLEMTFDMINAKTQVLYASDWPHWDWDPPSRIWDLPFLDEAEKRNILGYNASRVFNLPIPDTMTQPPAPDSVGLSTKG; this is encoded by the coding sequence ATGGATACACGGTACGAAGGGCCCGAACCGCTGATCGGGACGAACCTGGATCATGCGGATCTGCTGCGTCACGCAGGAACGCAGGCGCAGCAGCGCGGATTCGATGATGTCTTCATCGTGGACGCGGATTTTCACCACACCGAGCGACGATCGTGGGCGGAGATCCTGGAGTACGTTGAAAGCGATGTGCTGCAGCATTTTCTGAAAGCGGGCGGCCGCGGACAGATGTGGATTCCAGGCCTGCCCGACGGCGGCGTCATCCAGGAGGTCGCCGGTCGTATCCACCCGGCGCAGTCGTGGGCGGATTCGCGCAACGAACTCACCGCTTCGCAGCGTGATGTGCAATTGTGCCGGGAAGCGATGGATTCGATGGGGAGCAACTTCCTGTCGTTCTTCCCCGGCTGGTTGCTCGATCTCGGGACGTTCGGTTACGACCTGGAGGTACCGCTGGCGCGAGCGTGGGCACGCTGGGCGACCGAGCGGGTCCTGCCGGCGGATCCGCGGATCGTGACCTTGCTCCCGCTCCCGCTCGGCAGCCCCGACGAGGCCCTGAAACTCGTAGAAGAGTTCGCGGACAAGCCGGGCGTGCAGGGATTCATGGTGACAAGCCTGCGGTACGACCCGCTCTACACGAAGCCGTATGCGAAGTTGTGGCGCGCGATCGAGGAGCGCGGGAAGCTGCTCGGCTTCCACGCCAGCTTCACGACGCAGGATCGCCCGGTACGTCAGCTGAACAAGTTCATCTCGGTGCACTCGGTAGGGTTCCCGCTCTTCCAGATCATCCAGACGACCAACTGGGTCATCAACGGTATGCCGGAGCGGTACCCGAACCTGAAGATCCTGATGATCGAGGGCGGGCTGGCGTGGGTGCCGTTCCTGATGCAGCGGCTGGATCACGAGTACCTGATGCGCCAGTCGGAGGCGCCGCTGCTCAAACGGCTGCCCAGCGAGTACATGCGTGAGTTCTTCTACACCACGCAGCCGCTGGAGGCGGCGAACCTGGACTATCTGGAGATGACGTTCGACATGATCAACGCCAAGACGCAGGTGTTGTACGCCTCGGACTGGCCGCACTGGGACTGGGATCCGCCGTCACGGATCTGGGATCTGCCGTTCCTGGACGAGGCCGAGAAGCGGAATATTTTGGGGTACAACGCAAGCCGTGTGTTCAATCTGCCGATTCCGGACACCATGACGCAGCCGCCGGCCCCGGATTCTGTCGGTTTGAGCACTAAGGGATAG
- a CDS encoding FAD-binding oxidoreductase produces the protein MTSLRAPAHFEGRFLTEGVPGFEERRRLTDHRYDSVPAAIAECLSVADVQDAVNLARTAGLPVAVRSGGHSFRGLSTVDGGLVIDLSAMRDVYVDRVGRTARVRPGARLWDVARATAGFGLAAVTGTQSTVGFGGLTAVSGRGKMSRRHGHSCDNVLAVEMVTATGEVLSISAVSHPDLFWAVRGAGDSFGVITAFEVMLHPIPETVSCGRFSFAVSDVPSVLKRLAQVDTQLSEDCCWTGLLIALPGMTTQFTVEYTHLGSPEQRERDVAILQTVGQPIKDVHTTCGYLDLFNPARTLPRDTAGAAPASASYTRCYLAGCELPTIDDETVAAVLMDTARQMDSATESERAGRMVQIDTLAFGVSREVVPPSVFPKRPGFSLLSQVYYTDPVHDAAQKSFADGVAQRLIDAGVTRGGMNVGPPNWTSETPPEALREFFGDNSMKRLTLLKDRYDPDDMFRRSIGIRKSGG, from the coding sequence ATGACGTCTCTACGGGCACCCGCGCATTTCGAGGGGCGTTTTCTGACCGAAGGCGTGCCGGGCTTCGAGGAACGTCGACGACTCACCGATCACCGGTACGACAGCGTCCCGGCGGCGATCGCGGAATGCCTCTCGGTCGCGGATGTGCAGGATGCGGTGAACCTGGCTCGCACAGCCGGCCTACCGGTGGCGGTTCGCAGTGGCGGGCACAGCTTTCGCGGGCTGTCGACGGTCGACGGCGGTCTGGTCATCGATCTCTCGGCGATGCGTGACGTGTATGTCGACCGTGTCGGGCGCACCGCTCGAGTACGCCCGGGCGCGCGTCTGTGGGATGTGGCCAGGGCAACAGCCGGCTTCGGCCTGGCGGCGGTCACCGGTACCCAGAGCACCGTCGGTTTCGGCGGTCTGACCGCGGTGAGCGGCCGTGGGAAGATGTCGCGGCGTCACGGGCACTCGTGCGACAACGTGCTCGCGGTCGAGATGGTGACCGCGACCGGCGAGGTGTTGTCGATCTCGGCCGTGTCGCACCCGGATCTCTTCTGGGCGGTGCGCGGGGCGGGCGACTCGTTCGGCGTGATCACCGCGTTCGAGGTGATGCTGCATCCGATTCCCGAGACGGTGAGCTGCGGTCGATTCTCGTTCGCCGTCAGCGACGTGCCGAGCGTGCTGAAGCGATTGGCGCAGGTCGACACGCAGTTGTCCGAGGACTGCTGCTGGACAGGGCTCTTGATCGCCTTGCCGGGGATGACGACCCAGTTCACGGTCGAATACACCCACCTCGGGTCTCCCGAGCAACGCGAACGTGACGTGGCAATCCTCCAGACGGTGGGACAGCCGATCAAGGATGTCCACACCACGTGCGGCTACCTGGACCTCTTCAACCCCGCCCGGACGCTACCCAGGGACACGGCGGGCGCCGCGCCTGCCTCGGCGTCCTATACGCGCTGTTATCTGGCGGGGTGTGAGCTGCCGACCATCGATGACGAGACCGTCGCGGCAGTTCTGATGGATACGGCGCGCCAGATGGACAGCGCGACGGAGTCCGAGCGCGCCGGGCGCATGGTCCAGATCGACACCCTGGCGTTCGGCGTGAGCCGAGAGGTCGTTCCGCCCAGCGTCTTCCCCAAGCGGCCAGGCTTCTCCCTGCTGTCACAGGTCTATTACACGGACCCGGTCCACGATGCGGCGCAGAAGTCGTTCGCAGACGGCGTCGCGCAACGTTTGATCGACGCGGGCGTGACGCGGGGCGGGATGAACGTCGGACCGCCCAACTGGACGTCGGAAACGCCTCCCGAGGCGTTGCGCGAGTTCTTCGGTGACAATTCGATGAAACGTCTGACCCTCTTGAAGGATCGGTACGATCCCGACGACATGTTCCGTCGGAGTATCGGTATCCGGAAGTCGGGTGGCTGA
- a CDS encoding Rieske (2Fe-2S) protein, translating into MSIVSQRTRVGVRAEVADNKRIMAHVDGREIVVFEHRGRLYGFENLCPHMGGPVCEGKLAPRVEAVLDSDGAVIEERFDKNEWRIVCPWHGVEFKIEDGVCAADPKYRLRRIEANYDGDDIYVS; encoded by the coding sequence GTGAGCATTGTGAGTCAGCGCACCCGGGTCGGTGTACGCGCCGAGGTTGCCGACAACAAGCGGATCATGGCGCATGTCGACGGTCGGGAGATCGTGGTCTTCGAGCATCGCGGTCGGTTGTACGGCTTCGAGAACTTGTGCCCGCACATGGGTGGACCGGTGTGCGAGGGGAAGCTAGCGCCTCGTGTCGAGGCGGTTCTCGACAGCGACGGGGCGGTCATCGAGGAACGCTTCGACAAGAACGAATGGCGGATCGTGTGCCCCTGGCACGGAGTCGAGTTCAAGATCGAAGACGGCGTGTGTGCCGCCGATCCGAAGTATCGGCTGCGGCGCATCGAGGCGAACTATGACGGTGATGACATCTATGTCAGCTGA
- a CDS encoding flavin reductase family protein, producing the protein MSTDTAEGRATSAAAKGSFPTGVTIVTGIADGVPFGTTVSAFTALGANHVAMWVLEDASIHDRLYASTVIGLSVLGADQKALAGQFATHGIDRFAGIDWQSGANGAPMLPDVLAAYELDVTERHSIGGFTLFYSTVTSARGRDGHPLVWWRSEFWNGGGLTPR; encoded by the coding sequence ATGAGCACGGACACCGCTGAGGGCAGAGCAACGTCAGCTGCCGCCAAGGGCAGCTTCCCGACCGGGGTCACGATCGTGACGGGTATTGCGGACGGCGTTCCGTTCGGCACCACCGTCTCGGCTTTCACCGCCCTGGGGGCGAACCACGTCGCGATGTGGGTGCTCGAGGATGCGTCCATTCACGATCGGCTCTATGCCAGCACCGTGATCGGACTGTCGGTGCTCGGTGCCGACCAGAAGGCGCTGGCGGGTCAGTTCGCGACGCATGGGATAGACCGATTCGCGGGCATCGACTGGCAGTCCGGTGCCAATGGTGCGCCGATGCTGCCCGATGTCCTCGCCGCATATGAACTCGACGTGACGGAGCGGCATTCGATCGGTGGTTTCACCCTTTTCTATTCGACAGTGACGTCGGCGCGTGGCCGCGATGGCCATCCGTTGGTGTGGTGGCGATCCGAGTTCTGGAATGGTGGCGGCCTGACGCCCCGCTAG
- a CDS encoding PPOX class F420-dependent oxidoreductase, with amino-acid sequence MNPDVRALFAGPNYAHVATVSQAGAPHSTPVWIDVEGDDLVFLKAADSVAARNLRADPRVAISIHNTDNPYECAQVRGRVREIRDGAAPAEWLDRVAVKYTGAPYPSKLTEPSILVVVEIGRGSYLNYTEVQHRPPVDSSIADGAAQTEL; translated from the coding sequence ATGAATCCTGACGTGCGCGCTCTTTTCGCGGGCCCGAACTATGCGCATGTGGCGACGGTCTCCCAGGCCGGAGCTCCACATTCGACGCCGGTGTGGATCGACGTCGAGGGGGACGATCTGGTCTTTCTCAAAGCTGCCGATTCAGTTGCGGCACGGAATCTGCGAGCCGATCCGCGAGTGGCCATATCGATCCACAACACGGACAACCCGTACGAGTGCGCACAGGTCCGCGGACGTGTCCGCGAGATCCGCGACGGGGCGGCTCCGGCGGAGTGGCTTGACCGAGTGGCGGTGAAATACACCGGGGCCCCATACCCGTCGAAGCTGACCGAACCATCGATCCTGGTGGTGGTCGAGATCGGGCGGGGGAGCTACCTCAACTACACCGAGGTGCAGCACAGGCCACCGGTCGACTCCTCGATTGCCGATGGAGCAGCGCAGACCGAGCTTTGA